The following are from one region of the Ornithorhynchus anatinus isolate Pmale09 chromosome 20, mOrnAna1.pri.v4, whole genome shotgun sequence genome:
- the ANKRD49 gene encoding ankyrin repeat domain-containing protein 49: MRPDQHEKSHWKLEKCVDKMDQNGKAKEEKIESGTRAPKEFLEFPENINQLELLETHRHLIPTGTQSLWEGDSDEEEEQDEKTEEWYQVQENKLKKEPEKLLLWAAEKNRIATVQRLLAEKATRVNVRDEDEYTPLHRAAYNGHLAIVRELVSQGADVHAVTTDGWTPLHSACRWDNVSVAAFLLQHEADVNAQTRGLLTPLHLAAGNRDGKNTLELLLMNRYIKPNLKNHAGETALDIARRSSVYHYLFEIVEGCTNSSLPES, encoded by the exons ATGAGACCAGATCAACACGAGAAGAGTCACTGGAAGTTAGAGAAGTGCGTCGACAAGATGGATCAAAATGGGAAagcaaaggaagagaaaatagaaagTGGAACACGAGCCCCCAAAGAATTCCTAGAATTTCCTGAGAATATCAACCAACTTGAATTGTTGGAAACTCATAGACATCTAATTCCCACCGGCACCCAGAGTCTCTGGGAAGGAGATTCtgatgaggaagaagagcaggatgAAAAAACAGAAGAGTGGTATCAAGTACAAGAAAACAAACTGAAAAAAGAACCGGAGAAATTACTGCTTTGGGCGGCTGAAAAAaatcgg ATCGCCACGGTTCAGAGGCTGCTCGCGGAAAAGGCCACCCGCGTGAACGTCAGGGACGAAGACGAGTACACGCCCCTCCACCGAGCCGCCTACAACGGCCACCTGGCGATAGTGCGAGAGCTGGTGTCCCAGGGGGCCGACGTCCACGCCGTCACGACCGACGGCTGGACCCCCCTGCACAGCGCCTGCAGGTGGGACAACGTCAGCGTGGCGGCCTTCTTGCTGCAGCACGAGGCGGACGTCAACGCCCAGACCCGAGGCCTGCTCACCCCCTTACATCTCGCCGCCGGGAACAGAGACGGCAAAAACACCCTCGAGCTCCTCCTCATGAATCGCTACATCAAGCCGAACCTCAAGAATCACGCGGGCGAAACGGCACTGGATATCGCTAGGAGGTCAAGTGTCTACCACTACCTTTTCGAGATTGTGGAAGGGTGCACAAATTCTTCACTGCCGGAGTCTTAA